In a single window of the Chondrocystis sp. NIES-4102 genome:
- a CDS encoding methyl-accepting chemotaxis sensory transducer with phytochrome sensor: MDSSSTYQEQNYSNVAVDSNNSKSDLVQKIKKSLYKQERDRLWKVIKQVRQSKDQHDFFNNIVKVIQYELKADRTLIYRATGESSGEVVAEALVPGWTPTIEENISCNCFGGQKISDYQRQGYIGIEYPDQAEITPYQKQLFAKFQIQASLSLPILLDSTASENNDYQLNKVWGLLVVQQCEQSRQWQEDEINLLYQLTMELTRVLQSPSFSLKSSGQKDFIVEMEQSMQQSIGEMLQEIRQNLQGDRVSVYAFNPDGSGRIITESFGEQWQPTGSVFDRDDFLTAENCQSQYVVNDIYNKDLPRCFVASLEAIEAKSYIAIPIMSGKRLLGMVSVFQNSKKREWSESEVRLMHKYSAKLTLPMQQISLINYWQFQTQQIAKSSQQDVLTAINSQTQSSMEQKLAQIRSFFKADRTLIYAFNPDGSGEILAESVDAKWGQASNSFDNDCFLTAANCKEKYVVNDISNQSFAPCLTEQVEGLKAKAYIVIPIKMGDSLLGMLGIYQNSGSRNWQESEVQMAMEYAPKFSQMLQQTRSLRELKFHAQQAEQISGQDYLASINQNARQLMQSWLDKIRHSMKLDRAVIHSFNPDWSGEMLVESVGPSWSPAGNVLDQDFHFKGGEFEPYYLANDIYAKGLARAVLEKFEAMQAKAYIVVPIHINNQLLGLLGVYQNSGTRNWQQSEIQQLLDLARRFTAPLQQTAYLRHTQFQTKQMAKAFEREKGLSQILEKVRLAKDEKAVWQLATNEGRKILNVDRVAIYRFNPDWSGNFVAESAAPGWSNLLEVIPFIEDTFLQNTKGGRYKNGEYFSVEDIYLQGHKQCHIELLEQMEARAYVLAPIFIADSNMFGSKKLWGLIGIYQNTGARRWQNYEIDATRQLGLQIGIAMQQIDYLSKLQRQSELEKANNKISEKIRKAQNIDEIFKVTTQEVRQALNVDRTIVYKFNPDWSGQVVAESVASGWVSLLVEQTDDEVLSGDRTRSERCILRKWSVDDIVENDTYLQKTQASKYFTGKKYTAVDDIYTKKFPDCYIKSLEKYQARAYIITPIFQGDKLWGLLGVYQNSGTREWEKLEAEQMVQLSNQLAIAIQQLDYFDQLRIQSENLSQTLNRERAAKEELQKQAVEMLRTVRPAFSGDLTVRANVTENEIGTIAGAYNTTLDSLKGIVEQVQIAALQVTETTGSSSMAIQGLSIQSEKQLQELQQALNRVQAMIDASMVTTENAQKVEVAIEQANQTVQAGDRAMNNTVDSIASIRDTVADAGKRVKRLSDSSQKISKVVSLISSFATQTNLLALNAALEATRAGEYGKGFAVVADEVRNLSLQSTEATTEIEKLVREIQEETQEVAAAMEAGIEQVVEGTNLVNETRESLNEIVSATAEIKDLVQGITSAANVQTQEAASVTQVMGQVAEIANETSQDSGRISISFQQLEQLAQNLQASVSQFKVK, translated from the coding sequence ATGGATTCTTCAAGTACCTATCAAGAACAAAATTATAGTAATGTGGCGGTAGATTCCAATAACTCAAAATCAGATTTAGTTCAAAAAATAAAAAAAAGCCTATACAAACAAGAACGCGATCGCCTGTGGAAAGTGATCAAACAGGTTCGGCAATCGAAGGATCAGCATGACTTTTTTAATAATATTGTTAAAGTCATACAGTATGAGCTAAAAGCAGATCGCACCTTAATTTATCGTGCTACAGGAGAAAGTAGTGGGGAAGTTGTAGCCGAAGCCCTAGTCCCAGGTTGGACTCCTACTATTGAAGAAAATATTTCCTGCAATTGTTTTGGTGGACAAAAGATATCAGATTATCAACGTCAAGGTTATATAGGAATTGAATATCCTGATCAAGCTGAAATAACTCCTTATCAAAAACAACTATTCGCTAAATTTCAAATACAAGCATCTTTAAGCTTACCTATTTTATTAGATTCTACTGCTTCTGAAAATAATGATTATCAATTAAACAAAGTTTGGGGATTATTAGTAGTTCAGCAGTGTGAACAATCTCGTCAATGGCAAGAGGACGAAATCAATCTGCTATATCAATTGACGATGGAATTAACCAGGGTGTTACAATCCCCTTCTTTCAGTCTAAAATCCAGTGGACAAAAAGATTTCATAGTAGAGATGGAACAATCAATGCAGCAGTCAATAGGAGAAATGCTGCAAGAAATTCGTCAAAATCTCCAAGGCGATCGCGTTTCTGTCTATGCTTTTAATCCTGATGGTAGTGGCAGAATTATTACAGAGTCGTTCGGGGAACAATGGCAACCAACAGGCTCAGTTTTTGATCGTGATGACTTTTTAACTGCTGAAAATTGTCAGTCTCAATATGTAGTTAATGACATCTACAACAAAGATTTGCCTCGTTGTTTCGTTGCCTCCTTAGAAGCAATTGAAGCTAAATCCTATATTGCTATACCAATTATGTCGGGTAAGAGATTATTAGGTATGGTATCAGTATTCCAAAACTCCAAAAAACGTGAGTGGAGTGAGTCTGAAGTTCGCTTAATGCACAAATATAGTGCTAAATTAACTCTGCCGATGCAGCAGATTAGTTTAATTAATTACTGGCAATTCCAAACTCAACAAATAGCCAAATCTTCCCAGCAAGACGTTTTAACCGCTATTAATTCTCAGACTCAAAGCTCAATGGAGCAAAAACTTGCACAAATTCGCTCCTTTTTTAAAGCTGATCGCACCTTAATTTATGCTTTCAATCCTGATGGTAGTGGAGAAATTTTAGCTGAGTCGGTAGATGCCAAATGGGGACAAGCATCTAATTCTTTTGATAATGACTGTTTTCTTACCGCAGCTAATTGTAAAGAAAAATATGTAGTTAATGATATCTCTAATCAAAGTTTTGCCCCCTGTCTAACGGAGCAAGTTGAGGGATTAAAAGCCAAAGCTTATATTGTAATTCCCATTAAAATGGGCGATTCCCTGTTGGGAATGTTGGGAATTTATCAGAACTCTGGTAGTCGTAACTGGCAAGAATCGGAAGTCCAAATGGCAATGGAATATGCCCCTAAATTCAGCCAAATGCTACAACAAACTCGTTCTCTACGAGAATTAAAATTCCATGCACAGCAAGCAGAACAAATTTCAGGTCAAGATTATCTTGCTTCTATTAATCAAAATGCTCGTCAATTAATGCAAAGTTGGCTGGACAAAATCCGTCATTCCATGAAGCTTGATCGGGCTGTGATTCATAGTTTTAATCCTGATTGGAGTGGAGAAATGTTAGTTGAATCTGTAGGCCCTAGTTGGAGTCCTGCGGGTAATGTGTTAGATCAAGATTTTCACTTCAAAGGGGGAGAATTTGAACCCTATTACCTGGCAAATGATATTTATGCTAAGGGATTAGCCAGAGCGGTATTAGAAAAATTTGAGGCTATGCAAGCTAAAGCCTATATAGTTGTGCCGATTCATATTAACAACCAACTATTAGGTCTTTTAGGAGTTTACCAAAATTCTGGTACTCGCAATTGGCAACAATCAGAAATTCAACAATTACTTGATTTAGCCCGTCGCTTTACTGCTCCCCTGCAACAAACAGCTTATCTGCGTCATACCCAATTCCAAACTAAACAAATGGCAAAAGCCTTTGAGCGTGAAAAAGGGTTATCTCAAATTTTAGAGAAAGTAAGATTAGCTAAAGATGAGAAAGCGGTTTGGCAGCTTGCTACTAATGAAGGTCGCAAAATTCTCAATGTAGATCGGGTTGCTATTTATCGTTTTAATCCAGATTGGAGCGGTAATTTTGTAGCTGAATCTGCTGCCCCTGGATGGTCTAATTTATTAGAAGTTATACCATTTATTGAAGATACTTTTCTACAAAATACTAAGGGTGGACGTTATAAAAACGGTGAATACTTTAGTGTGGAAGATATTTATCTCCAAGGTCACAAACAGTGTCATATTGAATTGCTAGAGCAGATGGAGGCTAGAGCCTATGTGCTTGCACCTATCTTTATTGCTGATAGTAATATGTTTGGCAGTAAAAAGCTTTGGGGTCTAATTGGGATTTACCAAAATACTGGGGCGCGTCGTTGGCAGAATTATGAGATAGATGCGACAAGACAGCTAGGGCTACAGATTGGGATTGCTATGCAACAGATTGATTATTTATCTAAGTTGCAAAGACAATCGGAATTAGAAAAAGCCAATAACAAAATTAGCGAAAAAATCCGTAAGGCTCAAAATATAGACGAAATTTTTAAAGTTACAACCCAAGAAGTACGCCAAGCACTTAATGTTGATCGCACGATAGTTTATAAGTTTAATCCTGATTGGAGTGGTCAAGTAGTAGCAGAGTCGGTTGCTAGTGGCTGGGTTTCTTTACTGGTAGAACAAACTGATGATGAAGTTCTCAGTGGCGATCGCACTCGTAGTGAGCGTTGTATTCTTCGTAAGTGGTCGGTAGATGATATTGTCGAAAATGATACTTATCTACAAAAAACTCAAGCTAGTAAATATTTTACTGGCAAGAAGTATACTGCCGTTGATGATATTTATACCAAAAAATTCCCCGACTGTTATATCAAGTCTTTGGAGAAATACCAAGCTAGAGCTTATATAATCACACCTATTTTTCAGGGAGATAAACTTTGGGGATTACTAGGGGTATATCAAAACTCTGGCACTCGTGAATGGGAGAAATTAGAAGCAGAGCAGATGGTACAGTTATCTAACCAACTAGCGATCGCTATTCAGCAGCTTGATTATTTTGATCAATTAAGAATTCAGTCGGAAAATCTTAGCCAAACCCTTAATCGTGAAAGAGCAGCCAAAGAGGAATTACAAAAACAAGCAGTAGAAATGCTTAGAACTGTAAGACCTGCATTTAGTGGTGACTTAACTGTACGTGCCAATGTTACCGAAAATGAAATTGGGACAATTGCAGGTGCATATAATACTACCCTCGATTCTTTAAAAGGAATTGTGGAACAAGTTCAAATAGCAGCCTTGCAAGTTACAGAAACCACTGGATCTAGTAGTATGGCTATTCAAGGTTTATCTATACAGTCTGAAAAACAACTACAGGAGTTACAACAGGCATTAAACCGAGTGCAAGCAATGATTGACGCTTCGATGGTTACTACCGAAAATGCTCAAAAAGTAGAGGTGGCGATCGAACAAGCAAATCAAACTGTACAAGCAGGCGATCGCGCGATGAATAATACTGTAGATAGTATTGCTAGTATTCGAGATACTGTAGCTGATGCAGGTAAACGGGTTAAACGTTTAAGCGACTCTTCTCAGAAGATTTCTAAAGTAGTAAGCTTAATTAGTAGTTTTGCCACTCAAACCAACTTATTAGCATTAAATGCTGCCCTAGAAGCAACTCGTGCTGGAGAATACGGTAAAGGCTTTGCTGTGGTAGCAGATGAGGTACGTAATCTTTCCTTACAGTCAACTGAAGCAACTACTGAAATTGAGAAACTGGTACGAGAAATTCAGGAAGAAACTCAAGAAGTAGCAGCAGCGATGGAAGCTGGTATTGAACAGGTGGTAGAAGGTACGAACTTAGTTAATGAAACCCGTGAAAGTTTGAACGAAATTGTCTCTGCAACGGCAGAAATTAAAGATTTAGTTCAAGGTATCACCAGTGCTGCCAATGTTCAAACTCAAGAAGCAGCATCTGTAACCCAGGTGATGGGGCAAGTAGCAGAAATTGCTAACGAAACCTCCCAAGATTCGGGTAGAATTTCTATCTCTTTCCAACAGTTAGAACAATTAGCCCAAAACCTACAAGCCAGCGTTTCTCAGTTCAAAGTTAAGTAA
- a CDS encoding CheW protein, protein MISTSTNSLSLNIGANSNIQSNVKQVRKFLQFQLGKTEKTHKSALQGDIALLDAELVTEVITISPEDILPVPQMFYCVLGIYAWRSEMLWIVDLENLLGYPPPIADQDSNKELLVMVIQVQGQSIGLFVSGIDNLIEHDLSKFKSSSAEIFSEDVLPFLHGYFTNTDNDIIMLIDVEEIMNFFSIKTEFNYSQ, encoded by the coding sequence ATGATAAGCACATCTACTAATTCTTTGTCCCTGAATATTGGTGCTAATTCTAATATTCAGTCTAACGTCAAACAAGTTCGTAAATTTCTACAATTTCAACTAGGTAAAACTGAAAAAACTCATAAATCAGCTTTACAAGGTGATATCGCTTTACTGGATGCAGAACTGGTAACAGAAGTAATTACTATTTCTCCAGAAGATATTTTACCTGTTCCTCAGATGTTTTATTGCGTCCTTGGAATTTATGCTTGGCGGAGTGAAATGTTGTGGATTGTAGATCTAGAAAACTTATTAGGATATCCACCACCAATAGCAGATCAAGATAGTAATAAAGAATTATTGGTGATGGTAATTCAAGTTCAGGGTCAGTCAATCGGATTATTTGTTTCAGGCATCGATAATTTAATAGAACATGATTTATCTAAGTTTAAATCTTCTTCAGCAGAAATATTTTCCGAAGATGTTTTACCCTTTTTGCATGGATATTTTACTAATACAGACAATGATATCATCATGCTGATTGATGTGGAAGAAATAATGAATTTCTTTTCAATTAAAACTGAGTTCAATTATTCTCAGTAA
- a CDS encoding two-component response regulator, CheY subfamily protein, whose product MSKVLVVDDSLTDRRVTTTYLEQAGLSVLDVESAEEALEKVAQYQPNLIVLDVVMGGKSGFELCRTLKADVATKKIPVILCSSKSTEADKMWGDVVGADAYLAKPVNRDELINKVQQLIAS is encoded by the coding sequence ATGAGTAAAGTATTAGTAGTCGATGATAGTTTAACTGATCGCAGAGTTACGACTACCTATCTTGAGCAAGCAGGCTTAAGTGTTTTAGATGTTGAAAGTGCAGAAGAGGCGTTAGAAAAAGTAGCTCAATATCAACCTAATCTCATAGTTTTAGATGTAGTAATGGGGGGAAAGAGTGGATTTGAATTATGTCGCACCCTCAAGGCTGATGTGGCTACTAAAAAAATACCCGTAATTCTTTGTTCTTCTAAATCTACTGAAGCAGACAAAATGTGGGGAGATGTAGTGGGAGCAGATGCGTATCTTGCTAAGCCAGTTAATCGTGATGAATTAATTAACAAAGTACAGCAACTTATTGCTAGTTAA
- a CDS encoding response regulator receiver protein, translated as MTNKRSANLDTQLIHLKQKQFTGHLNIESSDKTLWRIYLCLGRLVWADGGVHPHRSWKRLIDTYCPKVDWYISRIDFSYKPDCGDYQALKILLEQKLIEREQAIELVKTRATEILFDLLQVETTQQLIITSEVASTSSFLTSGLQMSISLVNVEQVLQDAKLAWLTWHKKGLAKWSPNFAPVMRKQERLKEEVPGIVYQNFLKLLDGQSTLRDLSSRMGKDVRKLTSSLVPYVDQQLLNIIAVDDIAIPQYSQQLAIDKETADLSRPLIACIDDSPQICKIMEKIITQRGYRYLSIQESLQAVPSLIKANPDFIFLDIGMPIVNGYEICTQVRRVAKLKNIPIVFLTGNDGIVDRVRAKVSGANAFITKPVEVDKIISTINKHIVNNSEPILGTSQLHNSI; from the coding sequence ATGACTAATAAACGCTCCGCCAATCTAGATACTCAGTTAATACACTTAAAACAAAAGCAGTTTACTGGTCATTTAAATATTGAAAGTAGCGATAAAACTCTTTGGAGAATTTATCTTTGTTTAGGTAGACTAGTATGGGCAGATGGAGGAGTGCATCCACACCGTTCTTGGAAAAGATTAATTGATACATATTGCCCAAAAGTAGATTGGTATATCTCTAGAATAGATTTTTCGTATAAACCAGATTGTGGTGATTATCAAGCCTTAAAAATATTATTAGAACAAAAGCTAATCGAGCGAGAACAGGCAATTGAATTAGTAAAAACTAGAGCCACAGAAATTTTATTTGATTTATTACAAGTGGAAACAACACAACAATTAATAATCACTTCAGAAGTTGCTTCCACTTCCTCATTTTTGACATCTGGCTTACAAATGTCTATTTCTTTGGTTAACGTTGAACAAGTTCTTCAAGATGCTAAATTGGCATGGTTGACTTGGCATAAGAAAGGTTTAGCAAAATGGTCTCCTAATTTTGCTCCTGTAATGCGAAAACAAGAACGTTTAAAAGAAGAAGTACCAGGCATTGTTTATCAAAATTTTCTAAAGTTATTAGATGGTCAAAGTACTTTAAGAGATTTAAGTTCAAGAATGGGTAAAGATGTGCGTAAATTAACATCTTCCTTAGTCCCTTATGTTGATCAACAGCTATTAAATATTATCGCAGTAGATGATATTGCAATCCCTCAGTATAGTCAACAATTAGCTATAGATAAAGAAACAGCAGATTTGAGCAGACCCTTGATTGCTTGCATTGATGATAGTCCACAAATTTGTAAAATTATGGAGAAAATTATTACTCAACGTGGATATCGTTATCTAAGTATTCAAGAGTCATTACAAGCAGTACCTTCATTAATTAAAGCTAACCCTGATTTTATTTTTTTAGATATTGGAATGCCAATTGTTAATGGTTACGAAATCTGTACTCAAGTTAGAAGAGTAGCTAAATTAAAAAACATTCCTATTGTATTTCTGACTGGTAATGATGGCATTGTGGATCGAGTTAGAGCTAAAGTTTCTGGAGCTAACGCTTTTATTACTAAACCTGTTGAAGTAGATAAAATTATTAGTACTATTAATAAGCACATTGTTAATAACTCTGAGCCTATATTAGGTACATCTCAATTACATAATAGTATTTGA
- a CDS encoding response regulator receiver protein: MIFASLNNLAQQSFTGIAHVRTKTVDARNHWKIYFNDGKILWADGGNHSHRSWQRHLNQYCSQVDLKQVNFRISESFRCSEYHSLGILLQRQLATPETIGKLITNKIIEIFFDLFQQEKATPLETEVEALSLSILIGEITGYSLITISIDTAFKHMQQQWSAWIQSGFNNVYPNYAPKIKSQEQLQQAVPAVVYQNFIKLLDGRRSLRDLAVGMNKDLLLLTKSLYPYVQKGLLELIEVPDINITAAANSTNKPATSQEKPIIACIDDSPQICQIMNQIITQANYRFLGIQQPIQAVPKLISVNPKMIFLDIGMPILNGYEVCTQIRRVSKLQEVPIIMLTGNDGVFDRVKAKVCGASDFLSKPIEIDKILQTIEKFSAPNAPKIMMSSQST; the protein is encoded by the coding sequence ATGATATTTGCTTCACTTAATAACCTGGCACAGCAATCTTTTACAGGTATTGCTCATGTTAGAACTAAAACTGTGGATGCTCGAAATCACTGGAAAATATATTTTAATGATGGTAAGATTCTTTGGGCAGATGGCGGAAACCACTCTCATCGCTCTTGGCAAAGACATTTAAATCAATATTGTTCTCAGGTAGATTTAAAGCAAGTTAACTTCCGCATAAGTGAATCTTTCAGATGTTCTGAATATCACAGTTTGGGCATTTTACTACAGCGTCAATTAGCTACTCCAGAGACTATTGGTAAATTAATTACTAATAAAATTATTGAAATATTTTTCGACTTGTTTCAACAGGAAAAAGCAACACCTTTGGAAACAGAAGTAGAAGCATTATCTTTATCTATTTTAATAGGAGAAATAACAGGATACTCTTTAATAACTATTAGTATAGATACTGCTTTTAAACATATGCAGCAGCAATGGTCTGCATGGATTCAAAGCGGTTTTAATAATGTTTATCCCAATTATGCACCTAAAATAAAAAGTCAAGAACAATTACAACAAGCAGTTCCAGCCGTAGTCTATCAAAATTTTATTAAATTATTAGATGGGCGCAGAAGCCTTAGAGATTTGGCTGTAGGTATGAATAAGGATTTATTACTACTTACTAAATCTCTTTACCCTTATGTTCAAAAAGGTTTATTAGAATTAATTGAAGTTCCAGATATTAATATAACTGCTGCTGCAAATTCAACAAATAAGCCTGCAACATCTCAAGAAAAACCTATAATTGCCTGCATCGATGATAGCCCACAAATCTGTCAAATTATGAATCAGATTATTACTCAAGCTAATTATCGTTTTTTAGGTATTCAGCAACCAATTCAAGCAGTACCTAAATTAATTAGTGTTAATCCTAAAATGATTTTTTTAGATATTGGTATGCCTATTCTAAATGGGTATGAAGTTTGTACTCAAATTAGAAGAGTTTCTAAATTACAAGAAGTACCAATAATTATGTTAACGGGCAATGATGGTGTATTTGACAGAGTAAAGGCTAAAGTATGTGGCGCATCAGATTTCCTTTCTAAACCTATTGAAATTGATAAAATATTGCAAACTATCGAAAAGTTTTCTGCTCCTAATGCGCCTAAAATAATGATGTCTAGTCAATCAACCTAG
- a CDS encoding diguanylate cyclase with Chase2 sensor: MIWFKLSQRIKKSGEVLTIASSVAGLVIALSFTGIYQTLECSILDQWFRLRPNEAKEDRIVVVEISESDISQLEEWPLLDSTLAKLLTQIIKQQPRVIGLDLYRDLKQGEKIGQQQLEAIWQSTPNIIGVEKAIGKRVKPPATLKAKGQVGMADLVLDQDGRVRRALISATLDNGEIALGLATKLALMYLEQDNITLTAIPDSNDRILGKTRISPLDSHEGGYVNIDANGYQTLLNYRGTKKSFIYTNITDVLQGNIPTDIFRDRLVLIGASASSLNDLLYTPYYSGWHSPELMPGVYVHANIASQIIASAIDGRVLLRGTSITGELLWILAWSTSSAGLSFILFQINILHKDAFNTIKLTILGIFAPIAILFSVSFGLFLCGWWLPTFSPLLALIAANLSVTGYYFQQQKRIAFTDGLTKVANRRFFDHYLDQQWSKSQRDKKDLAVILCDVDFFKLYNDNYGHQQGDICLQKVALALSAAVRNTDVVARYGGEEFVVILPDTNIKTASLIASRMQAKIKDMQIPHQHSQASKYITLSMGIASLYYSKVISTAELIKVADQGLYQAKAQGRDRYVVQAESEN, encoded by the coding sequence TTGATTTGGTTTAAACTATCGCAAAGAATCAAAAAATCGGGGGAAGTGCTAACGATCGCTTCCTCTGTTGCTGGTTTAGTTATCGCCTTAAGTTTTACAGGTATATACCAAACGCTCGAATGCTCTATTCTCGATCAATGGTTTCGTTTGCGTCCCAACGAAGCTAAGGAAGATCGGATTGTGGTAGTGGAAATTAGTGAATCAGATATTAGCCAATTGGAGGAGTGGCCACTTTTAGATAGTACTTTGGCGAAACTATTGACTCAAATTATTAAGCAACAGCCCAGAGTAATTGGTTTAGATTTATATCGTGATTTAAAACAAGGTGAAAAAATTGGACAGCAACAATTAGAAGCCATTTGGCAATCAACACCCAATATAATCGGAGTAGAAAAAGCGATCGGCAAAAGAGTCAAACCACCAGCAACTTTAAAAGCCAAGGGTCAAGTAGGAATGGCTGACTTAGTGTTGGATCAAGATGGTAGAGTGCGCAGGGCTTTAATTTCTGCAACTCTTGATAATGGTGAAATAGCTTTAGGTTTGGCAACTAAATTGGCTTTGATGTATTTAGAGCAGGATAATATTACACTTACAGCTATTCCTGATTCTAATGATCGAATTTTGGGTAAGACTAGAATTTCTCCCTTGGATAGTCACGAAGGGGGTTATGTTAATATTGATGCCAACGGTTATCAAACGCTTTTAAATTACCGTGGTACAAAAAAAAGCTTTATATATACCAATATTACAGATGTTTTGCAGGGAAACATTCCCACAGATATATTTCGCGATCGCTTGGTTTTAATTGGAGCTAGTGCTAGTAGTCTTAATGACTTGCTGTATACCCCTTACTATAGTGGTTGGCACTCACCAGAGTTGATGCCAGGAGTGTATGTTCATGCTAATATTGCGAGCCAAATAATTGCTAGTGCTATAGATGGAAGGGTTTTACTGAGAGGGACTAGTATAACTGGTGAATTGTTATGGATTCTTGCTTGGTCAACTAGTAGTGCAGGACTTAGTTTTATTCTGTTTCAGATAAATATCTTACATAAAGATGCTTTTAATACGATTAAATTAACTATTTTGGGCATTTTTGCTCCTATTGCCATCCTTTTTAGCGTTAGTTTTGGATTATTTCTTTGTGGTTGGTGGTTACCTACCTTTAGTCCCTTACTTGCTTTAATTGCTGCTAATTTAAGTGTTACAGGTTATTATTTCCAACAGCAGAAAAGAATTGCTTTTACCGATGGCTTAACTAAAGTTGCTAATCGTCGCTTCTTTGATCATTATCTAGATCAACAATGGTCTAAAAGTCAGCGAGATAAAAAAGATTTAGCGGTCATTTTATGTGATGTGGATTTTTTCAAGTTATATAACGACAACTACGGACATCAACAGGGAGATATCTGTTTACAAAAAGTAGCTCTAGCACTAAGTGCTGCGGTGCGTAATACAGATGTAGTTGCACGTTATGGTGGGGAAGAATTTGTAGTAATTTTACCAGATACCAATATCAAGACAGCATCATTAATTGCTAGTCGGATGCAGGCTAAAATCAAAGATATGCAGATTCCCCATCAACACTCTCAAGCAAGTAAATATATAACTCTTAGTATGGGAATTGCTAGTTTATATTATAGTAAGGTGATTTCTACTGCTGAATTAATAAAAGTCGCTGACCAAGGTCTTTATCAAGCAAAAGCCCAAGGACGCGATCGCTATGTTGTCCAAGCTGAGAGTGAAAATTAA
- a CDS encoding cyclase/dehydrase, which yields MLNFQYSSVIDAEVETVWQFHERLDILQLLTPPWQPVTIIRREGGLGVGAISEFRLSLAGIPIRWVARHIECQQYHLFIDEQIIGPMESWVHRHEFKAENGKTRLTDAIAYQIPGGALVEWLLQWWVNARLHDMFRYRHQVTKNNCENKTPG from the coding sequence ATGCTTAATTTCCAATACTCTAGTGTAATTGATGCTGAAGTTGAGACTGTGTGGCAGTTTCATGAGCGGTTAGATATTTTGCAATTATTGACTCCTCCTTGGCAACCTGTCACTATAATTCGCCGTGAGGGAGGTTTAGGGGTTGGAGCAATTAGCGAATTTCGCTTATCTTTGGCTGGAATTCCTATTCGTTGGGTAGCAAGACATATTGAATGTCAACAATATCATCTATTTATTGATGAGCAAATTATCGGCCCAATGGAGTCTTGGGTACATCGTCATGAATTTAAAGCAGAAAACGGTAAGACGAGATTAACAGACGCGATCGCTTATCAGATACCTGGAGGTGCATTAGTAGAATGGCTGTTGCAGTGGTGGGTTAATGCTCGCTTACACGATATGTTTCGTTATCGTCACCAGGTTACTAAAAATAATTGTGAAAATAAGACCCCAGGCTAA
- a CDS encoding GntR family transcriptional regulator, whose protein sequence is MLNFQIQSDSDVPASKQLFAQIEFAIASGQYLPGHRLPSTRQLAMITGLHRNTISKVYQQLEESGLVESVAGSGIYVKIHGRENTVKSDSPVVNSVNSIKESIDQVLKLGCSLGQIKELFLEEIDWRINCCDRIMVTVPQRDISAGEIIQQELHNSFNVTIELVALEDLPQILANINFGTLITIRYFIQEVLAIVPPNSFRVIPIDIYNYQKELEIIKAMPAQACLGIVSLSEGTLGIASSIVNSQRGDDLLVLTASVRDRDRLRAVIRAAHTVIAGYTSDEVVKAEIIAMREDLIRIPEVISTDNYISKKSIELLQRELGLGSK, encoded by the coding sequence ATGCTGAACTTTCAAATCCAGTCCGATAGTGATGTACCAGCTTCCAAACAACTTTTTGCTCAAATAGAATTTGCGATCGCTTCTGGACAATATCTTCCAGGTCATCGTTTACCTAGCACTAGACAGTTAGCTATGATTACAGGCTTGCACCGCAACACTATTAGCAAGGTATATCAGCAGTTAGAAGAAAGTGGGTTAGTAGAATCTGTGGCAGGATCAGGTATTTATGTCAAAATTCATGGGCGAGAGAATACTGTTAAATCTGATTCGCCTGTAGTTAATTCAGTTAATTCTATTAAGGAAAGTATTGATCAGGTATTGAAACTAGGGTGCAGTTTGGGGCAAATTAAAGAACTATTTTTAGAGGAAATAGACTGGCGCATTAATTGTTGCGATCGCATTATGGTAACTGTTCCTCAAAGAGATATTAGTGCAGGGGAGATTATCCAACAAGAGCTACATAATTCCTTTAACGTCACAATTGAATTAGTTGCTTTAGAAGATTTACCCCAGATTTTAGCTAACATTAATTTTGGTACTTTAATTACCATTCGTTATTTTATTCAGGAAGTATTAGCAATTGTTCCTCCTAATTCTTTTCGGGTTATTCCGATTGATATTTATAATTATCAGAAGGAATTAGAAATTATTAAAGCTATGCCTGCTCAAGCTTGTTTGGGCATTGTCAGCCTTAGTGAAGGAACACTAGGTATTGCCTCTAGTATTGTTAATAGCCAACGGGGAGATGATTTACTGGTTCTAACTGCTTCAGTTCGCGATCGCGACCGTTTAAGGGCTGTGATTCGTGCTGCTCATACTGTTATTGCTGGCTACACTAGCGATGAGGTGGTGAAAGCTGAAATTATTGCCATGCGAGAGGATTTAATCCGCATTCCTGAAGTTATTAGTACGGATAATTATATTAGTAAAAAATCTATTGAGTTGTTGCAGAGAGAATTAGGGCTAGGAAGTAAATAA